AGCTGACACATTGGAGGACAAATTTGATTGGAATTGTCACATGGTAAATGAAGGCCTAATGCAGCCGAGACTAAGAGCACATTCCCAACCGCAGCAGGATCAGAAAGGCTGAAATAAATACTCACTGTATCCAGAGTTAGCGTTGTTCCCATAACCATACGTTCCGAAGCCACCTGGGAGGAAGACACAGATTTAATATGCAGACTTCACACTATTAATCATCTCTACAAACTTTCTACCAAATAAATACAGCACATGTGATaaagtaaaagtgttttgttttttttgtttttttacctccTTGGCCATATCCTCCTCCATTATTGAAACCTCTGCCTCTTCCACGaccccttcctcctctccctctccctctggGTGCAGCTGCATCACCAACTCCAGAGGCTCCCATCATTCCAAACCCGGGGTTGTGCTAAAGAGGAAACAATCGTTTTAAGTCAAACTGAAATGTGAATAATCCTAACCTTTGATTAATACTATATTAACCGTGACGACACACAGATATCgtgcattttttctattttgataAAAGGTGATAATTATGAAAATCTAGGTGGGTTTGTATATGAATTTCCAACAAGCTAAGCTGTGTACGTGCAACGTTTTATCTTGTACCTTCAGAcctacagcggtggaaaaaactGTTCAGACACCCCAaacatttgcatgtatattgcaTGAAGAATCTTAGGTGCAATCCTCAAGGGCAActtcttttagtacaatcacagccataataccaaacaaatcccaaaaaattccattaaaaacttaaaattgattggtttcataaaataacagattttgagtattggatcattttggtagaaattagtttttttttagtttttcttgtaaacaataaacaaaaaaaatataatttgtatttgtgtctgtctaatgcagccacaccttttgaaacacaaaaaaagatttttccacaaatatttcacgatagcatttgagattgtgtaaaattttaagggtatGCAAAAACTTTTTCCCACCACTGTATATGTACActgatcaaccacaacattaaaaccactgacaagtgaCACGTTCAACACTGATCATCTAGTTACTACATAATATTCTGAAGGGAAAACTCATATCTTGGTATGCGTGTAGATGTAGTTTAATTCAGCGGGTGTAGATTGCAAGTATCAGGCTTTCTCTTCCCCTTTTCCTACCATTTATAAAATCCGCTTATCTACAGAAAACCATAACAATCATCTCCAGGCAGAAACCTACTCCACTGAAAATTTCTATTTTGCAAATCATTGAGGTCATTCAGTCAAACAGGGCTGCTGTTTTTTCCCTGGTGAATTAGacattaaaataacagtttccCCATCAGAACAACAGCTAAGCAAccaatgtggatgttactttgacacaaaCCACCCATCTACACATTGTTTCAGAGCAAGCGAAAAAAATGCATGGCAAGAGCACTGCAATAACTAAATGGGAACCGctcaaggaacatgacaaagatcCCAAGATGCTAACCTAGCTTCCTTATCCACACTTAGTGAAGTTCTGAAGGGTGCATTTAAAGAGCCTGATCCACTAAAGAATCTGCTGCCAAGGTCCAGGCACGAAAAACCACAGTACATCATCAGAGGTCCTAGTAAGAACTATTATTTTTGCAGTACAAGGTGGACAAGCACAATACTAGGCaggttgtgttattgttgtggctgatcagtctCTGTTATGGTTCAGACGCAGAGTAGGTAAAGTGGAGAGTAACGTAATGAGTGTAGACATCATAGATGGTACAAAACAATGACTAAGAGCACTGGCCATCATCCCAGAAAACactgtggagctgcagcacCGCAAGTGATTTTACTGGACCAATCTCAATGCATAATCATCATCAGAggaaggaaaacacacacaaaaaaaatcactacaaCCAAATAACCCTGATATAAGCAGCACTACTATTCcttacaattacatttttgacaacatgCATATACAcgccaaaacacacacacgcattttttttgttcaacttTAAACATGCTTTTGCAAGCcaggactttaaaaaaacacaacattcctTACCATGGGTGGTCCCTTCTTCTTTTTAGCAGCCTCAGTCACAGAACCCTCAGGATAGAGTCGCTCCAAAGCAGCCAGAGCCGCATAAGCCTTGGCCACCTTTTTATTGGGTCCTGTTCCCTGGAACTTCTGCCCGTCAATCTCCACCTCCATGACAAACCGTTTGTCGGGGCAGCCTCCGGTCTCTGAGATGAGCTCGTATTTGAGGCCACGGCGCTTCTCGTTCAGCTCCATCACGGGGTTCTTGCCGTGTTTTGTTAGGATCGGTCCCTGTTGGCGAGCGGTCTGATGGAAACGAGAGACGGTGAGTAAGATAAGAATATTCAGTCGTACAGGAAAGCACCCAAACAACGCTCGCTGACACACATACCTCTGCAGCTAAAGTGCTGTCTGCGTTGGCTGCTCCTGTGGCAGCAGTGGGAGTTTCGAGTTTTGCCACTGGCCTCAATTCTTCCACAGTGGTTGCTACTACTGCCTCCTCTAATTTTACCGGCTCAGCAGTCTTTACTTCCACTCCAGTGGGCAGGCCCATGTCCTGCAGGACCTGAGAGCGCACACACAGATTCACTGTGGTTTAAAAAATTGCAAGGAAGTGTCTGACAACGAGAACTACTGGTATAGGATGTGGGATTTGAGCCGATGATGAAATCTAACACATTTATTCAAAACGTTCCTGCAAATGTTGCGCTCACCTTTACAGCTACATGTAACTTGGCAGTGCGCTTTGATGGACCAGAAGCCTCAAAGGTCTTTCCATCGACTTCTACGGCCATGGTGAAAACTGGCACGTGAACTGGGCCAGTCTGCGATATCAGTTTGTACTGCAGACCGGGCTTCAGCTGATTGAGTCTCATTAGGGCATTCATAGCCTGGGGAGGCTCAGCTTTCTCTTCAGGAGCTGGTGGAAGGGGCAAGAACAAAAGTATTATAGAACCAATAAAGGCAAACGGTAACTAGAACTACTACTTCTATGTGTCTGTCAACCAGACACACAGACGACTTTGAAAAAACTGAGTAGCGGGTATTAAGTGTATTCATGTTTAGCCAATAAAGCTGATTCAGAATAAGTAAAATTGGCTATCTTGTGGctatgacagtaaaaaaaatgcatcaaatagGTATTGCTGCAAAAAGCTAGACATTTTAAAGGTGGAGCTGTCACACGTCTATCTGTACAATCATCAGTTTCAGGGTAGGCATACAAGATTTCCGTCACCATTTCAGTGCTCAACAAAATATGACATATGGTCACAATCTACCCTTCTGTTTGGTTGAAAAGTGGCCAGAAAAAATGCTTTGCAGAACATTATGTTGTGTCAGTGAAGTTTGACAGTAATCTCATCAGTTTATCCTTGAGTCCAAGTgaacatttgtgccaaatttgaagaaGTTCCTCAAGGCATTCCTGAGATAGTATGTTTACAAGGCTGACACTGAAGGAAAAACATAATTCCTCTGGCCACAGTTGTCACTGGCGCAAAGAGATAAATATAGACTGAGCATCACCAGGTAATCTGTTGGTCTCATTTTAATCAGCTGAAGTATCAAAAAGTGGTGAAAAATCTCTGAGAGGAGATACTGGTGGCTCAAACAGCACCTTAGTTGTCCTATTTAAAAGgaatatttgatcaaaattgTTGACTTACATTTcttctgcagctttttcttctttttattggGACTCTTGTCATCAGtgccctcctcttcctcaatGGGCCTCTTCATTGGCGGGGCATAAGCCGTACTGGGTGGGATTTGCACTgaatcacaaaacacaaagcaagtAACAGCATTAAACCTATACCATGACTATATATATAAGAAAGCATGTCTTTACTTGTCTTTAAATCTCACAGGATACAAAGCCGGATTTACCTGTGTAATCAATTGGAGTCTCACTCCGAGGTTTCTTGGGCATTTTAGAAGGAAGGGGATCCATTCCAAGCACTTTGTGAAGCTGTCCGAAAGCTGACAGCCTTAAGGCATGCTGAGGATACACGAGACATGGTGTCAATTACACATTTGTTAAGCTGTGAAAACGCCCACACGCAGTTTTGTTCTACTCACTTGTGCGCTCGCTGTGATGTCTTCTCTCTGCTGGTGATCCAGATGACTGATGGCATCTGTGGATTCCTTCTCACACGGATCAGAGATTCCAGCACCATctgcaatgtgaaaaaaaaaaagacagtttcgGATTGTGTTtagaacacaaaaaacaaactgagcaCTTATGATGAAGGAACGCAACGGCTCGATTAAATAACGTTTGGAGGAGATGTCCCACATGTGTACCTGCCATGAGGATTCCTGAAGCCAGACACTCTAAAACTCTCCGTAGAGCTTCTCCTGCCCCCATGGGCCGGTTCCCTGTGCCAATGGCTTTCTCAGAGATCAGCTCCAGTGGCTGCaaagcaggagagagagggagactcTTTGTTTGACGATGCTATTTTTAAGCTCGGCCACTAACACAGAGAGATTTTAGGTCACTGCGTTAGTGTGATTGCGGTGCCTTGATTTTTTTGGCTCCAAACAGACAAAGAATTACCAAAggaactgtcagctgtattgaAATAAAAATCCTGGCAATTTTAGGCAAAGAAATCAATCTTGAGTAAACCACACCTCACGTATTTACCAGGTTTTAGAAGCCATCAGCAGAGCTTCAAGTAGAGTGACACTACATAGAGGTTTCTTTGACTCACCCAGCCACGGAGCGGGGCCCAGGTGGGTACTCGGGCACATAGGTCCCTTAGGATCCGGATGACAATGACACAGGAGCGCAGCCCATTGGCTCTGGCCTGGGGACACAATCAGGgaggggagggaaggaggggcaTGAGGTGGATAAGAGGCTTTAGTCAAAAAAAGAAGACCGTGTGAAAAGTAAAGCAAAGATAAACATccaaataaatagaaattaaaaaaatgaagccaCACAGACTAGAACAGCTTAGCTTTGTCATTATGGATATGTCCAGAGATATCAGATGACAGATAATGTTTGATCACTTCATTTAAAGTCTAATTATAATCATTCACATTCATGTCTGTAAGTCAGTAGCCAATAGCAGTGATGTTGTGGTTATCAGAAGTAAAACATTTGTTTGTGAGGAGAAAACATGCGTATGACTTCAAGTTCAGAAGAAAAAGAGTGAAGAAAGCCACATCAAACTTAATACCAGCTTTAGTGTGAGAGACAAGTGAACTagttgtttgaaaaaaaagggATGTGCTTACGTGTACTGTCATTGAAACAGGTCGTAGTTGAATTAGTGgcaaaagaatttaaaaatatgactcAAGGTGCAATATTCCCGTTGATTTTGTGGCGCACAGTAACAGATACAGCCAGAGAGCAGGAAAAGTTGAGGCCACATACTCTACAATAACAAGCCGCAGAAATGTAGCACTGACTGTTATAGTGTGAAAGCCAGAGATGATACAGGCAACAACGCTATGATGAATTATTATCAAAATATGGTTAGCTACAAAGAACATTTTCTCTCCAAAACTACCAAATGGGGCAGCAAAGAGTGCTCTACGAGTAGCTTGCATAgatatgaaaataacaacaactcacTCACAGCAACACTGACATTATAGAAATATTGCACCTGGACAGATGATGAATTAGTCCCAGATAGTTTACTGATTTGAGTTAGGCAACTGCTGAGCAAAGTGAGGAAACGAATGAACTCAGGGACTAAAAAGCAACAAtgaactgttttgttgtttaaaagtgGTGCTGCGATAGAACCTGTTAAGTGAGCAAAGCAACTCTACAACAGTGTAATGACAAAGGTTTCCTAAGAAACAAACATCCAGGTCATCAAGTATTACTACAGAAGGTACACTTTGAAagagtaaataaagaaaaaaaaacaaacaaaaaaaacaaacacatggaacgcccaaataaaagacaaaagaacaaacagcATAAAACCAAACTGAAAACTACTTCTGTTTTAGAGACAAATAAAGACAAGGTCCAAACCTGGAACCACTTAGCGTGGCGTAGAGAAGCCAAGGCAGTTAGGCATTTCTGCCTGTCCAGAACATCCGGGGGATCGTTGACTGAAAGCGTTTCTATTGGCAGGTGGAATAAGAAGACAAGGTACAGTTTGACCAAGGGGAGTTCTGTCAGGCGGCCAGGGGGAACACAGGCAGCCTTCCCAAACCACAGGCAGGAGGGGGAAGGGGAGGGGGACCCCTCCACTGGAGAACCACCAAACACTCTCAACCTCCCAGTTAATATGGTTTTGCATGGCCCAGCACCTAACAATCACTTAAACCCCACCAGAAAGACTGTAGTGTGGAGTGCGTTGACTAAAAGATCCCGAAAAGAAACTcctaatgtaaaaaaaatgtaatttataaaGGGACTATTGGCTGTATCAAATGGGAGGTTGTCTCTCCATTGTCGCTTCAACTCAAATGGATGCTTTAGTTTGAGAGACTAAAAAGGTCTACTTTTCTTTTCTGACGTTAACAGGAGGTAGAGCCCCTCCCCTTTGCCTCTATACTGGGTACACTGCACTTTGCCCCTTCCGAGACAGAGAGCGGCCAGTTGGTCAAAGGTCCAGCGTCCCTAAAAATTGACAAACTAGAAGGCTTGACAGAGAGAATCAGAATTGGAACCACAGGCAGAAGTTATCAGATGCACAAAAGGTGGGTATCAAAACAAGTCCACACTGCAGCAAAACTGATGGCTTAATAAAAACAGACCCAAACTGGGCATCACTGTGAGCACGGGGCTACAGATAAGGTCAAGGATCAACACCTGCTGAAACTGAGATCCTCACTACTGTTGAGAGCTCTCAGAAAGTACAGAAGATGGTAGAAATCTCACTTTGTTGTTGTCAAGATAAAATCAAGCTAAGCAATTCAATACATATTTACATGcaagtttatatatttattgcaCGCCGAATTCAAGTGTCCCTTGTCGTTATCTGCAACCCTGAGCCTTCCCTGCCAAGGAACATCACAGACAGTCAATAGCCCACTGCTGGGTCGAACAACCAAAGACAGCTTCACCGCATGTTTTGCTACTCATTTTTGCTGCAATGCAAACCGTTCATCATCAATGataaaacacatgcaaacaaagTGGTCTctctttttgtatttgtttaaattcTCAGTAAGCCTTCATTTCGTTGGTGACCTTGATCATTATGGGGGAAGAGAAAGCCATGTCTTCAGCAATCAGTAAACTACCTGCCCTATACTGTATATTGGGCCATCAAAAATGTACAATTACATTACATGGAACTACGAGAGTGTCTAGAGAGCTATAAGCATAGCACAGTTTCATTATGTGACGGTGCATTCTTGTCCCCTAGCTCCATTGAAGGCCCAATAAACAATATCTGTCTAGTCTGGTTGCCTGCCTGGCCTCCCTGCTGGAGGATGGGCGccactaaaaaagaaaacattgagGCCTTTGTGTAGGAGCTTACCTCCAGCTGCGGTCCTCTCCATCTCTTCACGAACCACAGGGGATGTCAGGTGAATTGTGAGGGTGAGGG
This portion of the Amphiprion ocellaris isolate individual 3 ecotype Okinawa chromosome 19, ASM2253959v1, whole genome shotgun sequence genome encodes:
- the ilf3b gene encoding interleukin enhancer-binding factor 3 homolog isoform X2, which gives rise to MPPMRHRSMRVFMNDDRHVMAKHSAIYPTQEELESVQNMVSHTERALKAVSDWLDKQEKGTSKSDSDGTDTDKESEHKDQATRSLRGVMRVGLVAKGLLLKGDLDLELVLLCKEKPTINLLKKVSENLVTQLKLITEDKYVVTQHIREASIVIKNTKEPPLTLTIHLTSPVVREEMERTAAGETLSVNDPPDVLDRQKCLTALASLRHAKWFQARANGLRSCVIVIRILRDLCARVPTWAPLRGWPLELISEKAIGTGNRPMGAGEALRRVLECLASGILMADGAGISDPCEKESTDAISHLDHQQREDITASAQHALRLSAFGQLHKVLGMDPLPSKMPKKPRSETPIDYTVQIPPSTAYAPPMKRPIEEEEGTDDKSPNKKKKKLQKKSPEEKAEPPQAMNALMRLNQLKPGLQYKLISQTGPVHVPVFTMAVEVDGKTFEASGPSKRTAKLHVAVKVLQDMGLPTGVEVKTAEPVKLEEAVVATTVEELRPVAKLETPTAATGAANADSTLAAETARQQGPILTKHGKNPVMELNEKRRGLKYELISETGGCPDKRFVMEVEIDGQKFQGTGPNKKVAKAYAALAALERLYPEGSVTEAAKKKKGPPMHNPGFGMMGASGVGDAAAPRGRGRGGRGRGRGRGFNNGGGYGQGGGFGTYGYGNNANSGYSDFVSDCYGYHEFAT
- the ilf3b gene encoding interleukin enhancer-binding factor 3 homolog isoform X1; amino-acid sequence: MPPMRHRSMRVFMNDDRHVMAKHSAIYPTQEELESVQNMVSHTERALKAVSDWLDKQEKGTSKSDSDGTDTDKESEHKDQATRSLRGVMRVGLVAKGLLLKGDLDLELVLLCKEKPTINLLKKVSENLVTQLKLITEDKYVVTQHIREASIVIKNTKEPPLTLTIHLTSPVVREEMERTAAGETLSVNDPPDVLDRQKCLTALASLRHAKWFQARANGLRSCVIVIRILRDLCARVPTWAPLRGWPLELISEKAIGTGNRPMGAGEALRRVLECLASGILMADGAGISDPCEKESTDAISHLDHQQREDITASAQHALRLSAFGQLHKVLGMDPLPSKMPKKPRSETPIDYTVQIPPSTAYAPPMKRPIEEEEGTDDKSPNKKKKKLQKKSPEEKAEPPQAMNALMRLNQLKPGLQYKLISQTGPVHVPVFTMAVEVDGKTFEASGPSKRTAKLHVAVKVLQDMGLPTGVEVKTAEPVKLEEAVVATTVEELRPVAKLETPTAATGAANADSTLAAETARQQGPILTKHGKNPVMELNEKRRGLKYELISETGGCPDKRFVMEVEIDGQKFQGTGPNKKVAKAYAALAALERLYPEGSVTEAAKKKKGPPMHNPGFGMMGASGVGDAAAPRGRGRGGRGRGRGRGFNNGGGYGQGGGFGTYGYGNNANSGYNYYNNGGTNGGAGASTSPSGGPLASTAPGPAQGSYGSYYQSDGAYTATAANKAPKKKPPMHKGGKSTFPGPPGANSGLAGGYQSSSPSGQGSYNQYGQGYGQGKKSFNQNQGAGGYSYSTAYPSQVTGGAGDNQDYSYEGFNSQSNYNSQGGGGGGNQGFGTNHSQYHNPVGYGRGDNSMNYQYR